The following proteins are co-located in the Brienomyrus brachyistius isolate T26 unplaced genomic scaffold, BBRACH_0.4 scaffold35, whole genome shotgun sequence genome:
- the LOC125721709 gene encoding glycerophosphodiester phosphodiesterase domain-containing protein 5-like isoform X1, whose protein sequence is MVKHQPLQVYERQLCLSCLTGIYGCRWQRYQRSHDDSTRWERLWFFILCAIFLLVLVWTYFWWATQNDYSELNWLLYNRSGEWTDGTVTIVAATAAGFTYVTFLMILAVCHIPVGQQLHLYWLHKVMLTAAFLTTVVGFIYINGVWGDEWKTVLISLQVMGPVLQLGALTVITLLAWVVAGQVVRAESMNSQVALALAYLAVLLTVYLAPLAISSPCLKGQGNFSTRPAVLGRRGAPMLAPENTLMSFRKALEQKVSGLEADVAISLDGVPFLMRAGSLRRTTDVQKVFPKRQWEDASSFRWAELSALNAGRWFVRDDPFWTVRSMTPQEISWAANQTVCSLAELLALAVQFNTSVLLHLQRPPPAHPHHLTWLNDTLQTVLRSGVLQKQVLWTPDWERDMVRRVASGLQQTSEEKLPVDALHERGLLRLYLRYDRLSATEIRELSSQNVSVTLFTVNAPWLYSALWCSGVSSVSSDAPHILKNVPSPILLVSPDKYCLVWITSDLISFAIVITVFTFQRWRMSGMHRYNPEQIMLSAAVRRSSREVSLMKEKLIFTEIDNGMGGTEGLSLYTENGYDCYTNEGVSH, encoded by the exons ATGGTCAAGCACCAACCCTTGCAGGTGTACGAGAGGCAGCTGTGCTTGTCATGCCTGACTGGGATCTACGGCTGCCGCTGGCAGCGGTACCAGCGGTCGCATGACGACAGCACGAGG TGGGAGCGACTCTGGTTCTTCATTCTCTGTGCCATCTTCCTCCTGGTCCTCGTCTGGACCTACTTCTGGTGGGCCACTCAGAATGACTACAGCGAACTGAACTG GCTGCTGTATAACAGATCGGGGGAGTGGACAGACGGGACTGTTACCATAGTTGCTGCCACAGCTGCCGGCTTCACCTATGTTACATTTTTAATG ATTTTGGCAGTATGTCACATCCCGGTGGGACAGCAGCTGCACCTCTACTGGCTGCacaag GTCATGCTTACTGCAGCGTTCCTGACCACAGTCGTTGGGTTTATTTACATCAACGGCGTTTGGGGTGACGAATGGAAGACTGTGCTCATATCCCTGCAG GTCATGGGCCCTGTTCTGCAGCTGGGAGCCCTCACTGTCATCACACTGCTGGCCTGGGTGGTGGCGGGACAAGTCGTCCGTGCTGAGAGCATGA ACAGCCAGGTGGCGCTGGCACTGGCCTATCTGGCTGTTCTGCTCACCGTCTACTTGGCCCCACTCGCTATCTCTTCCCCCTGTCTGAAGGGCCAGGGGAACTTCAGTACACGGCCTGCTGTCCTTGGTCGCCGTGGTGCCCCCATG CTGGCGCCGGAGAACACGCTCATGTCTTTCCGCAAGGCCTTGGAACAGAAGGTCAGCGGGCTGGAGGCAGATGTGGCTATCAG CCTGGACGGCGTGCCCTTCCTGATGCGGGCCGGCTCGCTGAGGAGGACCACGGACGTGCAGAAGGTGTTTCCCAAGCGCCAGTGGGAAGACGCCTCCTCATTCAGATGGGCGGAGCTGTCGGCCCTCAATGCCGGccgctggtttgtcagg GATGACCCCTTCTGGACAGTGAGGTCTATGACCCCCCAGGAGATCAGCTGGGCGGCCAACCAGACAGTGTGCAGCCTGGCGGAGCTGCTGGCGTTGGCGGTGCAGTTCAACACCTCCGTGCTGCTCCACCTGCAGCGTCCGCCGCCTGCGCACCCACATCACCTGACCTGGCTCAACGACACCCTGCAGACGGTCTTGCGCTCTGGTGTCCTGCAAAAGCAG GTGCTGTGGACCCCTGACTGGGAGCGGGATATGGTCCGGCGTGTGGCATCTGGATTACAGCAGACCTCTGAGGAGAAACTTCCCGTGGATGCTCTGCATGAACGAGGCCTCCTCCGCCTCTATCTGCGCTATGACCGGCTTTCTGCGACCGAGATCCG GGAGCTTTCCTCGCAGAATGTGAGCGTCACTCTCTTCACAGTGAATGCGCCGTGGCTGTACTCGGCACTCTGGTGCAGTGGGGTCTCCTCAGTCTCTTCCGACGCCCCCCACATCCTAAAAAACGTGCCTTCACCTATCTTGCTCGTG AGCCCTGATAAATACTGCTTGGTCTGGATAACATCGGATCTCATCTCATTTGCCATTGTTATCACAGTGTTTACGTTCCAGAG GTGGCGAATGAGCGGCATGCACCGTTATAACCCTGAGCAAATCATGCTGAGCGCGGCGGTTCGGAGGTCCAGCCGAGAGGTCAGCCTCATGAAAGAGAAGCTCATCTTTACAG AAATCGACAATGGCATGGGGGGCACCGAGGGACTGTCCCTGTACACAGAGAATGGGTACGACTGCTACACCAACGAAGGTGTTTCCCATTGA
- the LOC125721709 gene encoding glycerophosphodiester phosphodiesterase domain-containing protein 5-like isoform X2, with protein sequence MVKHQPLQVYERQLCLSCLTGIYGCRWQRYQRSHDDSTRWERLWFFILCAIFLLVLVWTYFWWATQNDYSELNWLLYNRSGEWTDGTVTIVAATAAGFTYVTFLMILAVCHIPVGQQLHLYWLHKVMLTAAFLTTVVGFIYINGVWGDEWKTVLISLQVMGPVLQLGALTVITLLAWVVAGQVVRAESMNSQVALALAYLAVLLTVYLAPLAISSPCLKGQGNFSTRPAVLGRRGAPMLAPENTLMSFRKALEQKVSGLEADVAISLDGVPFLMRAGSLRRTTDVQKVFPKRQWEDASSFRWAELSALNAGRWFVRDDPFWTVRSMTPQEISWAANQTVCSLAELLALAVQFNTSVLLHLQRPPPAHPHHLTWLNDTLQTVLRSGVLQKQVLWTPDWERDMVRRVASGLQQTSEEKLPVDALHERGLLRLYLRYDRLSATEIRELSSQNVSVTLFTVNAPWLYSALWCSGVSSVSSDAPHILKNVPSPILLVSPDKYCLVWITSDLISFAIVITVFTFQRNRQWHGGHRGTVPVHREWVRLLHQRRCFPLTVVSPSGSIWN encoded by the exons ATGGTCAAGCACCAACCCTTGCAGGTGTACGAGAGGCAGCTGTGCTTGTCATGCCTGACTGGGATCTACGGCTGCCGCTGGCAGCGGTACCAGCGGTCGCATGACGACAGCACGAGG TGGGAGCGACTCTGGTTCTTCATTCTCTGTGCCATCTTCCTCCTGGTCCTCGTCTGGACCTACTTCTGGTGGGCCACTCAGAATGACTACAGCGAACTGAACTG GCTGCTGTATAACAGATCGGGGGAGTGGACAGACGGGACTGTTACCATAGTTGCTGCCACAGCTGCCGGCTTCACCTATGTTACATTTTTAATG ATTTTGGCAGTATGTCACATCCCGGTGGGACAGCAGCTGCACCTCTACTGGCTGCacaag GTCATGCTTACTGCAGCGTTCCTGACCACAGTCGTTGGGTTTATTTACATCAACGGCGTTTGGGGTGACGAATGGAAGACTGTGCTCATATCCCTGCAG GTCATGGGCCCTGTTCTGCAGCTGGGAGCCCTCACTGTCATCACACTGCTGGCCTGGGTGGTGGCGGGACAAGTCGTCCGTGCTGAGAGCATGA ACAGCCAGGTGGCGCTGGCACTGGCCTATCTGGCTGTTCTGCTCACCGTCTACTTGGCCCCACTCGCTATCTCTTCCCCCTGTCTGAAGGGCCAGGGGAACTTCAGTACACGGCCTGCTGTCCTTGGTCGCCGTGGTGCCCCCATG CTGGCGCCGGAGAACACGCTCATGTCTTTCCGCAAGGCCTTGGAACAGAAGGTCAGCGGGCTGGAGGCAGATGTGGCTATCAG CCTGGACGGCGTGCCCTTCCTGATGCGGGCCGGCTCGCTGAGGAGGACCACGGACGTGCAGAAGGTGTTTCCCAAGCGCCAGTGGGAAGACGCCTCCTCATTCAGATGGGCGGAGCTGTCGGCCCTCAATGCCGGccgctggtttgtcagg GATGACCCCTTCTGGACAGTGAGGTCTATGACCCCCCAGGAGATCAGCTGGGCGGCCAACCAGACAGTGTGCAGCCTGGCGGAGCTGCTGGCGTTGGCGGTGCAGTTCAACACCTCCGTGCTGCTCCACCTGCAGCGTCCGCCGCCTGCGCACCCACATCACCTGACCTGGCTCAACGACACCCTGCAGACGGTCTTGCGCTCTGGTGTCCTGCAAAAGCAG GTGCTGTGGACCCCTGACTGGGAGCGGGATATGGTCCGGCGTGTGGCATCTGGATTACAGCAGACCTCTGAGGAGAAACTTCCCGTGGATGCTCTGCATGAACGAGGCCTCCTCCGCCTCTATCTGCGCTATGACCGGCTTTCTGCGACCGAGATCCG GGAGCTTTCCTCGCAGAATGTGAGCGTCACTCTCTTCACAGTGAATGCGCCGTGGCTGTACTCGGCACTCTGGTGCAGTGGGGTCTCCTCAGTCTCTTCCGACGCCCCCCACATCCTAAAAAACGTGCCTTCACCTATCTTGCTCGTG AGCCCTGATAAATACTGCTTGGTCTGGATAACATCGGATCTCATCTCATTTGCCATTGTTATCACAGTGTTTACGTTCCAGAG AAATCGACAATGGCATGGGGGGCACCGAGGGACTGTCCCTGTACACAGAGAATGGGTACGACTGCTACACCAACGAAGGTGTTTCCCATTGACTGTGGTGTCACCTAGTGGCAGCATCTGGAACTGA